Proteins from a genomic interval of Croceicoccus naphthovorans:
- the coaD gene encoding pantetheine-phosphate adenylyltransferase gives MSKRIGIYPGTFDPITLGHLDIIRRGSKLVDELIIGVTTNPSKNPMFTPEERMTMVEREVKALGIENVQVVGFNALLIKFAQKQGARVIIRGLRAVADFEYEYQMAGMNQQLDPNIETVFLMADVSLQPIASKLVKEIAMFGGEITRFVSPKVCEEVIERVEQQGRRGDY, from the coding sequence TTGAGCAAGCGTATCGGCATATATCCGGGAACGTTCGATCCCATCACGCTGGGGCATCTCGACATCATCCGGCGCGGGTCGAAGCTGGTGGACGAGCTGATCATCGGCGTGACGACCAACCCGTCGAAAAACCCGATGTTCACCCCCGAAGAACGCATGACGATGGTGGAGCGTGAGGTGAAGGCGCTGGGCATCGAGAATGTGCAGGTCGTTGGGTTCAACGCCCTGCTGATCAAGTTCGCACAGAAACAGGGCGCACGGGTCATCATTCGCGGGCTGCGCGCCGTGGCGGACTTCGAATACGAATACCAGATGGCGGGCATGAACCAGCAGCTGGACCCGAATATCGAAACCGTGTTCCTGATGGCCGACGTATCGCTGCAACCGATCGCGTCCAAACTCGTCAAGGAAATCGCCATGTTCGGCGGCGAGATCACCCGCTTCGTCAGCCCGAAGGTCTGCGAGGAAGTGATCGAGCGGGTGGAACAGCAGGGCCGCCGGGGCGACTACTAA
- a CDS encoding peptidylprolyl isomerase: protein MNFSLRTLAGVVTAAPIALAASLMIATPVAAQDDALAETSAVEEAPVEAAPVPIDPKTYWTVDTSLDHDPENILFLDLSNGGRVAIRLKPEWAPQHVDRIKTLTQQGFYNGVIFHRVIEGFMAQTGDPTGTGMGGSELPDLKAEFNKVPHLRGTVAAARAQEEDSANSQFFIVFYPTMQIDRKYTNFGRVIAGMNYVDSISRGSPPPSPTKILQASLGSQHLAPPATTPMTGEITSDMLSAPIGVGQDLPAAGDAVEEAVD from the coding sequence ATGAATTTCAGTCTTCGTACCCTGGCGGGCGTGGTTACCGCGGCACCGATCGCGCTGGCCGCCTCGCTTATGATCGCAACGCCCGTCGCCGCGCAGGACGATGCCCTGGCAGAGACTTCGGCGGTTGAGGAAGCGCCGGTTGAGGCTGCACCTGTGCCGATCGATCCGAAGACGTACTGGACCGTCGATACCTCGCTGGATCATGATCCAGAGAATATCCTGTTTCTCGACCTGTCGAACGGTGGGCGCGTGGCAATTCGGCTGAAGCCCGAATGGGCGCCGCAGCACGTGGACCGGATCAAGACGCTGACCCAGCAGGGGTTCTACAACGGCGTGATCTTTCACCGCGTGATCGAAGGCTTCATGGCACAGACCGGCGATCCGACCGGCACTGGCATGGGCGGTTCGGAACTTCCTGACCTGAAGGCGGAGTTTAACAAGGTGCCGCACTTGCGCGGCACAGTAGCCGCCGCCCGCGCGCAGGAAGAGGATTCTGCCAACAGCCAGTTCTTCATCGTGTTCTATCCGACGATGCAGATCGACCGGAAATACACGAATTTCGGCCGCGTGATCGCGGGCATGAACTATGTCGATTCAATTTCGCGCGGATCGCCGCCGCCCAGCCCGACGAAGATCCTGCAAGCCTCTTTGGGCAGCCAGCATCTTGCCCCGCCCGCGACGACGCCGATGACCGGCGAGATCACGTCGGACATGCTTTCGGCCCCGATAGGCGTGGGGCAGGACTTGCCCGCCGCCGGCGATGCGGTTGAAGAAGCCGTAGACTGA
- the queA gene encoding tRNA preQ1(34) S-adenosylmethionine ribosyltransferase-isomerase QueA codes for MKVDLFDFELPPERIALRPARPRDSARMLVAAGDAPFADLTMRDLPQVLRAGDVLVFNDTRVIPAQLEGLRGEARIGATLHKRIDLRRWQAFIRNAKRLKEGDRIAFPADVSAIAEQRHADGSFTLAFEGEEPVEVLLERAGRMPLPPYIAGKRPTDEADRSDYQTMFAEKDGAVAAPTAALHFTPDLIAALDAAGIGRETLTLHVGAGTFLPVKADDTDDHAMHSEWGRMDKATADRLNAARAAGGRVISVGTTSLRVLESAADEDGVIHPFEGDTAIFITPGYRFRAIDGLMTNFHLPKSTLFMLVSALMGLDCMRSAYAHAIANEYRFYSYGDGSLLLPNG; via the coding sequence ATGAAGGTTGACCTATTCGATTTCGAGCTGCCGCCCGAACGGATCGCGCTGCGCCCGGCGCGACCACGCGATTCCGCGCGCATGTTGGTGGCCGCGGGCGATGCGCCATTTGCGGACCTGACAATGCGCGACCTGCCGCAAGTGCTGCGCGCGGGCGATGTGCTGGTCTTTAACGACACCCGCGTGATCCCGGCGCAACTGGAAGGTCTGCGGGGCGAGGCGCGGATCGGCGCAACGCTGCACAAACGGATCGACTTGCGCCGCTGGCAGGCGTTCATCCGCAATGCCAAGCGCCTGAAGGAAGGCGACCGCATCGCCTTTCCCGCCGACGTTAGCGCAATCGCCGAACAACGCCACGCCGACGGCAGCTTCACGCTGGCGTTCGAGGGCGAAGAGCCGGTCGAGGTCTTGTTGGAGAGGGCAGGGCGCATGCCGCTGCCACCGTACATCGCGGGCAAGCGCCCGACGGACGAGGCCGACCGCAGCGATTACCAGACGATGTTCGCCGAAAAGGATGGCGCGGTTGCGGCACCCACTGCGGCGCTGCATTTTACGCCGGACCTGATTGCCGCGCTCGACGCCGCCGGGATCGGGCGAGAGACGCTGACGCTGCACGTGGGCGCAGGCACGTTCCTGCCGGTGAAGGCGGACGATACCGACGACCACGCGATGCATTCGGAATGGGGCCGCATGGACAAGGCGACGGCAGACCGCCTCAACGCCGCCCGTGCCGCCGGAGGCCGCGTGATCTCGGTCGGCACGACATCGCTACGCGTGCTGGAGAGCGCGGCGGACGAGGATGGCGTGATCCACCCGTTCGAAGGCGATACCGCAATCTTCATCACACCCGGATACCGGTTCCGTGCCATCGACGGGCTGATGACGAACTTCCACCTGCCCAAATCGACGCTGTTCATGCTGGTCAGCGCGCTGATGGGGCTGGACTGTATGCGCAGTGCCTATGCCCATGCAATCGCGAACGAATATCGCTTTTACAGTTACGGTGACGGCAGCTTGTTGTTGCCGAACGGTTGA